The proteins below come from a single Cylindrospermopsis raciborskii Cr2010 genomic window:
- the galE gene encoding UDP-glucose 4-epimerase GalE codes for MSIFPISKPTVLVTGGAGYIGSHAVKALLQDGYHVLILDNLVYGHRDLVEQVLQVELIQGDIQDIPLLNSIFQRYQVEVVMHFSAYAYVGESVTDPAKYYRNNVVATLSLLEAMLGAGIYKFVFSSTCATYGVPQFIPLTEEHPQHPINPYGATKLMVERILSDFDIAYGLKYVSFRYFNAAGADPSGILGEDHNPETHLIPLVLQTALGKRSSISIFGTDYPTPDGTCIRDYIHVTDLAIAHILGLEYLLQGGTSTVFNLGNGNGFSVKEVIAAAKEVTGNNIPITECDRRPGDPPILIGSSEKARKILGWQPVYPHINEIVSHAWKWHQKRHG; via the coding sequence ATGTCTATTTTCCCAATTTCAAAACCCACAGTTTTAGTCACAGGTGGAGCAGGTTATATAGGTTCCCATGCGGTCAAAGCCCTATTACAAGATGGTTATCATGTCCTTATTCTGGATAATCTGGTCTATGGTCACCGGGATCTAGTCGAACAGGTATTACAGGTAGAACTCATTCAAGGAGATATACAAGATATCCCCCTCTTAAATTCCATATTTCAACGGTATCAAGTGGAAGTTGTTATGCATTTCTCAGCATACGCCTACGTAGGTGAGTCAGTTACTGATCCAGCCAAGTATTATCGTAATAATGTAGTAGCCACTTTAAGTCTTTTAGAAGCCATGCTGGGAGCTGGTATTTACAAGTTTGTTTTTTCTTCCACCTGTGCTACCTACGGAGTCCCCCAGTTTATTCCCCTGACGGAAGAACATCCCCAGCATCCGATTAATCCCTATGGAGCTACTAAACTTATGGTAGAGCGGATACTCTCGGATTTTGATATTGCATACGGGTTAAAATACGTATCTTTCCGTTACTTTAACGCTGCTGGTGCTGATCCTAGTGGGATTTTGGGGGAAGACCATAACCCAGAAACCCATTTAATCCCACTAGTATTGCAAACCGCCTTGGGTAAAAGGTCTTCAATTTCGATTTTTGGCACTGATTATCCCACTCCCGATGGCACTTGTATTCGTGATTATATTCACGTCACTGACCTAGCAATTGCCCATATTTTGGGTCTGGAATACCTGCTGCAGGGGGGTACTAGCACAGTTTTTAACTTGGGTAATGGCAACGGTTTTTCCGTCAAAGAAGTCATTGCTGCTGCAAAGGAAGTTACAGGTAACAATATACCCATTACTGAGTGCGATCGCCGTCCCGGGGATCCGCCTATTCTCATTGGTAGCAGTGAGAAAGCCAGGAAAATACTAGGTTGGCAACCGGTATACCCTCATATCAACGAGATAGTTTCCCATGCTTGGAAGTGGCATCAGAAAAGACATGGGTAG
- a CDS encoding RidA family protein: protein MSSIETHRKVFNRLEIVARNSVDWFQVIRYIIGDPAKDIFMARQVIRTEKAPAPVGPYNQAIVATGKMVFVAGQIAIDPVLGDVVHTTDITKQTEQVMTNLEAILTQAGATFNDVVKTSVFLSDMQDFAAMNAVYARYFSTDSAPARACVQVSRLPKDVLVEIECIAVIS, encoded by the coding sequence TTGAGCTCCATCGAAACCCACCGGAAAGTTTTCAACCGACTGGAGATAGTTGCTAGGAATTCTGTTGACTGGTTTCAGGTAATCAGGTATATTATAGGGGATCCAGCAAAAGATATTTTTATGGCCCGTCAAGTTATTCGTACTGAGAAAGCACCCGCACCGGTTGGTCCTTATAATCAAGCCATTGTAGCCACTGGGAAGATGGTGTTCGTAGCTGGACAAATAGCCATAGACCCAGTTTTAGGAGATGTGGTTCATACCACTGATATCACTAAACAAACGGAACAGGTAATGACCAATCTTGAGGCTATTCTCACTCAAGCAGGTGCCACCTTTAACGATGTGGTGAAAACTAGTGTGTTTTTGTCTGATATGCAAGATTTTGCCGCTATGAATGCGGTTTATGCTCGCTATTTTTCAACTGACTCTGCTCCCGCACGCGCCTGTGTACAGGTTTCTCGGTTGCCTAAAGATGTATTAGTAGAAATTGAATGCATTGCTGTAATTAGTTAA
- a CDS encoding aldo/keto reductase — protein MLPTKSYLQLTPDLRICRILNGMWQVSGGHGRIVPKNALSAMFKYVDAGFTTWDLADHYGPAEDLIGEFRRQLIAQRGELAANNIQTFTKWVPRPVNMTKGIVEENINISLKRMDVPSLDLMQFHWWEYGNSNYLNALKYMVELQAQGKIKHLALTNFDTEHLQIITQAGIRIVSNQVQYSLVDRRPEVNMIKFCEAHNIKLLTYGTICGGFLSEKYLGQSEPRSFDLNTISLKKYKNMIDAWGGWQLFQSLLTTLKQIADKHQASIANVAINYILKQPAVAGVIVGARLGISEHIADNQRVFEFDLDDEDIKIINRVCQQSRDLYQVIGDCGDEYRR, from the coding sequence ATGCTACCTACAAAAAGCTATTTACAACTTACTCCTGATTTACGAATTTGCCGCATTTTAAATGGAATGTGGCAGGTTTCTGGCGGACACGGACGCATTGTGCCAAAAAACGCTTTAAGTGCTATGTTCAAATATGTTGATGCTGGTTTTACTACCTGGGATCTGGCAGATCACTATGGCCCAGCAGAGGATTTAATCGGGGAGTTCCGTCGTCAGTTAATAGCACAGCGCGGAGAGTTAGCAGCTAATAATATTCAAACCTTCACCAAATGGGTTCCCCGCCCTGTTAACATGACTAAGGGAATCGTTGAAGAAAATATTAATATTTCCTTAAAAAGGATGGATGTGCCATCTTTGGACCTAATGCAGTTTCATTGGTGGGAATATGGCAATTCTAACTATTTAAATGCCCTAAAATATATGGTAGAGTTACAAGCCCAGGGCAAAATTAAACACTTAGCTTTGACTAACTTCGATACGGAACACTTGCAAATCATTACCCAAGCTGGCATAAGAATTGTTTCCAATCAAGTGCAATATTCTCTAGTTGATAGAAGACCAGAAGTGAATATGATTAAATTTTGTGAAGCACACAATATTAAGTTATTGACCTATGGTACTATTTGCGGTGGTTTTTTATCCGAAAAATATTTGGGACAGTCAGAACCTCGCAGTTTTGATTTAAATACCATTAGCTTAAAAAAGTACAAAAACATGATTGATGCTTGGGGTGGATGGCAATTGTTCCAGTCCCTACTTACTACTCTTAAACAAATAGCAGACAAGCATCAAGCTAGTATTGCTAATGTGGCTATCAATTATATTCTAAAACAGCCAGCAGTAGCAGGTGTAATCGTAGGTGCAAGGCTGGGAATTAGCGAACACATAGCAGATAATCAGCGGGTTTTTGAGTTTGATTTGGATGATGAAGATATCAAAATCATCAATAGGGTTTGCCAACAATCACGAGATTTGTATCAGGTCATAGGGGACTGTGGTGATGAGTACAGGAGATGA
- a CDS encoding NAD(P)/FAD-dependent oxidoreductase — protein sequence MKELLYLEIPTSDSGAVRDWLQTEFVPGDGEKLLTPQGVRVVNEELSIEKHLATELSIFVWSVQRTTYLKVFRWGDKPFRREGLVLQRLTMGIRSRFPHQYPDPPKIDPQRSIFTELEPYYPLTVKYFQKIPNGEYDLKRVYWWEQRWREGVKSPQQPRQVVFDHQTTSSENSSGPIYDLIYIGGALGSIHAAVMARLGYKVLLIERLPFGRMNREWNISRDEIQSLINLNLLTNEEVETIIAREYKDGFNKFFDANNPSDLQAPVLHTPTVLNVALDAEILLTLCGQKLRDAGGDIWDETEFVRADVTSSQVSVTVKSITTGNEKLVGGRLLIDAMGTASPIAWQLNGGRAFDSVCPTVGAIIEKGFAPGVWDSQYGDVLYSHGDISRGRQLIWELFPGKGEELTIYLFHYHQVNGKNPGSLLEMYEDFFAILPEYRRCDLDNLVWKKATFGYIPGHFSTSSRDRKVAFNRVIAIGDSASLQSPLVFTGFGSLVRNLDRLTTLLNTALKHNLLSFTHLNRIRAYQSNVSVTWLFSKGMMVPTGKFIPPQRVNAMLNTFFGLLVDEPLQVVDNFIKDRCDWLTFNRLAIKAASKNPALLIWIWQMAGFQDLVKWLGNYFNFGVHALVSALLGTWFSPFLQWNQSWLEPNYPALWLQLLEINYAITIGRRVNTRFVTSISSDLSVGKFRKS from the coding sequence ATGAAAGAGCTTCTTTACTTAGAAATTCCCACCAGCGATAGTGGTGCTGTCCGGGACTGGCTACAAACAGAGTTTGTTCCGGGAGATGGAGAAAAATTACTAACTCCACAAGGAGTTCGCGTGGTAAATGAGGAGTTATCTATTGAAAAACATTTAGCTACGGAACTCTCGATTTTTGTTTGGTCTGTACAGCGAACAACATACTTGAAGGTGTTTCGTTGGGGAGATAAACCATTTAGAAGAGAAGGTTTAGTTTTACAACGCTTAACTATGGGTATTCGGAGCCGCTTTCCCCACCAATACCCCGATCCCCCAAAGATTGACCCCCAAAGGTCAATTTTTACAGAATTAGAACCCTATTATCCTCTAACTGTCAAGTATTTTCAGAAAATTCCCAATGGGGAATATGATCTTAAACGTGTTTACTGGTGGGAGCAACGTTGGCGCGAAGGTGTCAAAAGTCCTCAGCAACCCCGTCAAGTAGTTTTTGACCACCAAACAACCTCATCAGAAAACTCATCTGGCCCAATCTATGACCTAATCTATATCGGTGGCGCTTTGGGTTCAATCCATGCTGCAGTTATGGCTAGATTGGGTTATAAGGTGCTACTGATTGAAAGATTACCTTTTGGCAGAATGAATAGGGAATGGAATATTTCTCGGGATGAAATTCAAAGTCTAATCAATCTAAACTTACTTACAAATGAAGAAGTAGAAACTATTATTGCTAGAGAGTATAAAGATGGTTTTAATAAGTTTTTTGATGCCAATAATCCATCTGACTTGCAAGCACCTGTATTACACACACCTACGGTTCTGAATGTGGCTCTGGATGCTGAGATATTATTAACCCTGTGTGGACAAAAACTGCGAGATGCTGGTGGTGATATTTGGGATGAAACAGAATTTGTGCGAGCAGATGTCACTAGTTCACAAGTTAGTGTAACTGTCAAGAGTATAACTACAGGAAATGAGAAACTAGTAGGGGGTAGATTACTCATAGATGCTATGGGTACTGCTTCTCCTATAGCTTGGCAATTAAATGGTGGTAGAGCTTTTGATAGTGTGTGTCCTACAGTGGGTGCTATTATAGAGAAGGGATTCGCTCCTGGAGTGTGGGACTCCCAGTATGGGGATGTTTTGTATAGTCATGGGGATATTTCTAGGGGAAGACAGTTAATTTGGGAGTTGTTTCCAGGAAAGGGGGAAGAACTGACAATTTATCTATTTCACTATCATCAGGTAAATGGTAAAAATCCCGGTTCTCTTTTGGAAATGTATGAGGACTTTTTTGCAATTTTACCAGAATACCGCCGTTGTGACCTGGATAACCTGGTGTGGAAAAAGGCTACTTTTGGCTATATACCCGGGCATTTTAGTACCAGTAGTAGAGATCGCAAGGTGGCTTTTAACCGAGTAATTGCCATTGGTGATTCCGCTTCTTTACAATCTCCTTTAGTATTTACTGGTTTCGGTTCTCTGGTTCGCAACCTGGACCGTTTAACGACTCTGTTGAATACTGCTTTAAAACATAATTTACTGAGTTTCACACATCTAAATAGAATTCGTGCCTACCAAAGTAACGTTTCTGTAACTTGGTTATTCTCTAAAGGAATGATGGTTCCCACGGGGAAATTTATTCCTCCCCAAAGGGTAAATGCTATGCTCAATACCTTCTTTGGTTTGCTGGTAGATGAACCTTTACAGGTAGTGGACAATTTTATTAAAGACCGCTGTGACTGGTTAACCTTTAATCGTCTAGCGATAAAAGCTGCTAGCAAAAATCCTGCTTTACTGATTTGGATTTGGCAAATGGCGGGTTTTCAGGATCTAGTTAAATGGTTGGGCAATTATTTTAATTTTGGTGTTCATGCTCTGGTAAGCGCTTTGCTGGGAACCTGGTTCTCCCCATTCCTCCAATGGAATCAGTCCTGGTTGGAACCTAATTATCCCGCACTTTGGCTACAATTATTGGAAATTAATTATGCCATTACCATTGGGAGGCGTGTTAACACTCGATTTGTCACTTCCATTTCTTCAGATTTGTCTGTAGGTAAGTTTAGGAAGAGTTAA